GCGGCGAAATCGGTCGCGCCCAGGCGGTGCAGGCCCAGGCCTGCGGGCTTGAACCGCACACCGATATGAACCCGGTGCTGCTCAAGCCCAACAGCGACACTGGCGCCCAGGTGATCATCCATGGCCGCGCCGTCACCACCATGAATGCCGTGGCCTATCACGATTACAAAGCCATCGCGATGCAAGCGGTGCTGGTCTCCCACCAACGCTTGAGCGCGATGTATCCGGTGGTGATGGTGGAAGGCGCGGGCTCGCCGGCGGAGATCAATCTACGTGCCGGCGATATCGCCAACATGGGCTTTGCCGAAGCTGTGGACTGCCCGGTGCTGCTGATCGCCGATATCAATCGCGGTGGCGTGTTCGCTCATCTGGTCGGTACCCTGGAGTTGCTTTCGCCCAGCGAGCAGGCGCGGGTCAAGGGCTTCATCATCAACCGCTTTCGCGGTGACATCGCCTTGCTGCAACCGGGCCTGGATTGGTTGGAAGCGCGCACTGGCAAACCGGTGATCGGCGTGTTGCCTTACGTAATGGACCTGCACCTGGAAGCCGAGGACGGCCTCGACCAACGCCAGGCCGACAAGGCCGAACAAGTGCTCAAGGTGGTGGTGCCGGTGCTGCCGCGCATCAGCAACCACACCGATTTCGATCCGCTGCGCCTGCATCCGCAGGTCGACCTGCAATTCATCGGCCCCGGCCAGCCCATCCCGCCCGCCGACCTGATCATCCTGCCCGGTTCGAAAAGTGTGCGCAGCGACTTGAACTACCTGCGCGCCAACGGCTGGGAAACCGCCCTCCAACGGCACCTGCGCTACGGCGGCAAGTTGCTGGGCATCTGCGGCGGTTTGCAGATGCTCGGCCAGCACGTCCATGACCCGCAGGGGCTGGAAGGCGCGGCGGGGTCCAGCGCCGGGCTGGGTTTGCTGGCTTTCGAAACGACCCTGGAACGTGAGAAGCAACTGCGCAATGTGCGCGGGCGGCTGGCCTTGGAAGACGCCGAGGTCAGCGGCTATGAAATCCACGCTGGCGTGACTAGCGGCCCGGCACTGGAGCACGCGGCGGTGCATCTGGAGGATGGCCGTTGCGACGGCGCCCAGAGCCTCGATGGACAGATTTTCGGCACCTATTTGCATGGGCTGTTCGAGTCGCCCCAGGCCAGCAGCGCGTTGTTGCGTTGGGCCGGGTTGCAGGATGTGCAGGCGGTGGATTACCACGGGTTGCGCGAGCGTGATATCGAGCGGCTGGCGGACTTGGTGGAGCAGCATTTGGATACTGGGTTGTTGCGTGAACTCTGTGGAATTTGAGGTGGCTACACCGGCCTCATCGCGAGCAGGCTCGCTCCCACATTGGATCTCTGATGACCACAGAATTCATGTACACCATAACCCCCTGTGGGAGCGAGCTTGCTCGCGATGAGGCCGACAGCAACACCGCCTATTCGAAAGGTAAAAAACATGCTCCAACTGATCCTCGGTGGCGCCCGCTCCGGCAAGAGTCGCCTGGCGGAAAAACTCGCGACGGATACCCAATTACCCGTGACCTACATCGCCACCAGCCAACCCCTGGACGGCGAGATGAACGAGCGGGTCGCCCAGCATCGCGCCCGCCGTCCGGTGCAATGGGCGCTGGTGGAAGAACCCCTGGCTCTGGCTCGGGTGCTGCGGGACAACGCCGCCGCCGATCGATGCCTGCTGGTCGATTGCCTGACCCTGTGGCTGACCAACCTGCTGATGCTCGACGATCCCGAGCAACTCAATACCGAACGCGAAGCACTGCTGGACTGCCTGGCCGCACTACCCGGTGAAATCATTTTTGTCAGCAACGAGACCGGAATGGGTGTCGTGCCCCTGGGCGAGCTGACTCGCCGTTACGTCGATGAAGCCGGTTGGCTGCATCAAGCTTTGGCCGAACGTTGCCAGCGCGTCGTGTTGACCGTTGCCGGCCTGCCCCTGACTCTCAAAGGTACTGCGTTATGAATCACTGCTGGTGGCTGGACCCCTGCAAGCCCCTCGATACCCAGGCCCTGGAACAGGCCACGGCCCGTCAGCAACAGCTGACCAAGCCGGCCGGCTCCCTCGGGCGCCTGGAGTCGGTGGCGGTGCAACTGGCGGGGCTGCAAGGGCAAGTCAAACCAAGCCTGGATCGGCTGTGGATCGCGATTTTCGCCGGTGATCATGGCGTGGTGGCCGAGGGCGTCTCCGCCTTTCCCCAGGAAGTGACCGGGCAGATGCTGCTCAACTTCGTCAGCGGCGGCGCGGCCATCAGCGTCCTGGCGCGGCAATTGGGCGCGTCCCTGGAAGTGATAGACCTGGGCACCGTGGCGCCTTCGCTGGACCTGCCCGGTGTGCGGCATCTGAATGTCGGGCCTGGCACGGCGAATTTCCTCCAGGGCCCGGCCATGACCGCATCCCAGGGTGAACAAGCCTTGCAAGCCGGACGCGACAGCGTGGCCCGGGCCGTCGCCAGCGGGGCGCAACTGTTCATCGGCGGTGAGATGGGCATCGGCAACACCACGGCCGCCAGCGCCCTGGCCTGCGCCTTGCTCGATTGCCCGGTGGCACAGTTGGTCGGCCCCGGCACGGGCTTGGACGCCGCAGGTGTCAGCCGCAAGGCCCAGGTCATCGAACGTGCCCTGACGCTGCACAGTGCCGAGCGCAACGACCCGTTGCAGACCTTGTTCAACCTCGGTGGTTTTGAAATCGCCGCCTTGGTGGGTGCTTATCTGGCCAGCGCCCAGCAGGGCGTCGCGGTCCTGGTGGACGGTTTTATTTGCAGCGTCGCGGCCCTGGTGGCCGTGCAGCTCAATCCCGCCTGCCGGCCATGGTTGCTGTTCGGCCATCGCGGCGCCGAACCGGGCCATCGTCACGTACTGGAAACCCTCAACGCCGAACCGCTGCTCGACCTGGGCCTGCGTCTGGGCGAGGGCAGTGGCGCGGCGCTGGCGGTGCCGTTGTTGCGCCTGGCCTGTGATCTGCACGGGCAGATGGCGACGTTTGCCGAAGCGGCCGTGGCGGATCGCCCGGCATGACCTTGCACCTGGACCTGCTGCGTCATGGCGAAACCGAACTGGGCGGCGGCTTGCGCGGCAGTCTCGACGATGCCTTGACCGTCAAGGGCTGGGAACAGATGCACGCGGCGGTGGAGCAGGGCGGGCCGTGGGATCGCTTGGTCAGTTCACCATTGCAGCGTTGCGCCCGTTTCGCTGAGCAGCTCGGCGCCCGACTCGGCCTGCCGCTGCACCTGGACAAAGATCTGCAGGAGCTGCATTTCGGTGCCTGGGAAGGCCGCAGCGCGGCGGCGTTGATGGACACCGACGCCCAAGCCTTGGGCCGCTTCTGGGCCGACCCCTACAGTTTCACGCCACCTGATGGTGAGCCGGTGCTGGCGTTCTCCAACCGCGTGCTGGCGGCGGTCGAACGCCTGCACGCGGCCTACGCCGGGCAGCGGGTTTTGCTGGTCAGCCATGGCGGCGTAATGCGCCTGCTGCTGGCCCGGGCCCGAGGCCTGCCTCGCGAACAATTGCTCAATGTCGAAGTCGCCCACGGCGCGTTGTTTTCTCTGCAAGTGTCGTCCGACTCCGTACTGACAGAGGTTGGCTGAAGATGCTGCCATTGTGGATCGCCGTGCAATTTCTCAGCAGCCTGCCGGTGCGCCTGCCGGGCATGCCTGAACCTGAGCAACTGGGTCGTTCGCTGCTGTTCTATCCGTTGGTGGGGCTGCTGTTCGGTGCTTTGCTGTGGCTGCTCAATGCCCTGCTGCTCGGCGCGCCGCCGTTGCTTCATGCCGCGTTGTTGCTGACGGCATGGGTGTTGCTCAGTGGCGGCCTGCACCTGGATGGCCTGGCCGACAGCGCGGACGCCTGGCTCGGTGGTTTCGGTGACCGAGAGCGCACACTGCTGATCATGAAGGACCC
The sequence above is drawn from the Pseudomonas sp. St316 genome and encodes:
- the cobU gene encoding bifunctional adenosylcobinamide kinase/adenosylcobinamide-phosphate guanylyltransferase → MLQLILGGARSGKSRLAEKLATDTQLPVTYIATSQPLDGEMNERVAQHRARRPVQWALVEEPLALARVLRDNAAADRCLLVDCLTLWLTNLLMLDDPEQLNTEREALLDCLAALPGEIIFVSNETGMGVVPLGELTRRYVDEAGWLHQALAERCQRVVLTVAGLPLTLKGTAL
- the cobC gene encoding alpha-ribazole phosphatase family protein, with amino-acid sequence MTLHLDLLRHGETELGGGLRGSLDDALTVKGWEQMHAAVEQGGPWDRLVSSPLQRCARFAEQLGARLGLPLHLDKDLQELHFGAWEGRSAAALMDTDAQALGRFWADPYSFTPPDGEPVLAFSNRVLAAVERLHAAYAGQRVLLVSHGGVMRLLLARARGLPREQLLNVEVAHGALFSLQVSSDSVLTEVG
- the cobT gene encoding nicotinate-nucleotide--dimethylbenzimidazole phosphoribosyltransferase, which encodes MNHCWWLDPCKPLDTQALEQATARQQQLTKPAGSLGRLESVAVQLAGLQGQVKPSLDRLWIAIFAGDHGVVAEGVSAFPQEVTGQMLLNFVSGGAAISVLARQLGASLEVIDLGTVAPSLDLPGVRHLNVGPGTANFLQGPAMTASQGEQALQAGRDSVARAVASGAQLFIGGEMGIGNTTAASALACALLDCPVAQLVGPGTGLDAAGVSRKAQVIERALTLHSAERNDPLQTLFNLGGFEIAALVGAYLASAQQGVAVLVDGFICSVAALVAVQLNPACRPWLLFGHRGAEPGHRHVLETLNAEPLLDLGLRLGEGSGAALAVPLLRLACDLHGQMATFAEAAVADRPA
- a CDS encoding cobyric acid synthase translates to MTTVMVQGTTSDAGKSTLVTALCRWVRRQGVSVVPFKPQNMALNSAVTADGGEIGRAQAVQAQACGLEPHTDMNPVLLKPNSDTGAQVIIHGRAVTTMNAVAYHDYKAIAMQAVLVSHQRLSAMYPVVMVEGAGSPAEINLRAGDIANMGFAEAVDCPVLLIADINRGGVFAHLVGTLELLSPSEQARVKGFIINRFRGDIALLQPGLDWLEARTGKPVIGVLPYVMDLHLEAEDGLDQRQADKAEQVLKVVVPVLPRISNHTDFDPLRLHPQVDLQFIGPGQPIPPADLIILPGSKSVRSDLNYLRANGWETALQRHLRYGGKLLGICGGLQMLGQHVHDPQGLEGAAGSSAGLGLLAFETTLEREKQLRNVRGRLALEDAEVSGYEIHAGVTSGPALEHAAVHLEDGRCDGAQSLDGQIFGTYLHGLFESPQASSALLRWAGLQDVQAVDYHGLRERDIERLADLVEQHLDTGLLRELCGI